A single window of Alosa alosa isolate M-15738 ecotype Scorff River chromosome 11, AALO_Geno_1.1, whole genome shotgun sequence DNA harbors:
- the nudt21 gene encoding cleavage and polyadenylation specificity factor subunit 5 isoform X1 — protein sequence MSVVPPNRSSTGWPRGVNQFGNKYISPPAKPLTLERTINLYPLTNYTFGTKEPLYEKDSSVAARFQRMREEFEKIGMRRTVEGVLIVHEHRLPHVLLLQLGTTFFKLPGGELNPGEDEVEGLKRLMTEILGRQDGVKQDWVIDDCIGNWWRPNFEPPQYPYIPAHITKPKEHKKLFLVQLQEKALFAVPKNYKLVAAPLFELYDNAPGYGPIISSLPQLLSRFNFIYN from the exons ATGTCGGTCGTTCCACCCAACCGATCATCAACCGGTTGGCCCCGTGGAGTCAATCAATTCGGGAATAAATACATCAGTCCGCCGGCCAAACCTCTTACCCTAGAGAGAACCATCAACCT GTACCCGCTTACGAATTACACATTTGGCACAAAAGAACCGTTGTATGAGAAAGACAGCTCTGTAGCTGCTCGGTTCCAGCGAATGCGCGAAGAATTCGAGAAGATTGGAATGAGGCGGACAGTGGAGGGAGTCCTCATTGTACACGAACACAGATTGCCTCACGTTCTCTTGTTGCAGCTTGGAACTACTTTCTTTAAACT GCCAGGTGGCGAGTTGAATCCAGGTGAAGATGAAGTGGAAGGTCTAAAACGTTTGATGACAGAG ATTTTGGGGAGGCAAGATGGAGTAAAGCAAGACTGGGTGATTGATGACTGCATTGGAAATTGGTGGAGGCCAAATTTTGAGCCCCCACAG TACCCCTACATTCCAGCACATATAACCAAGCCCAAAGAGCATAAGAAACTGTTCCTAGTACAGCTACAGGAAAAAG CACTGTTTGCCGTGCCTAAGAACTACAAACTGGTGGCAGCGCCTCTGTTTGAACTGTACGACAATGCTCCAGGCTATGGACCCATCATCTCCAGTCTCCCACAGCTGTTAAGCAG GTTTAACTTCATTTACAACTGA
- the nudt21 gene encoding cleavage and polyadenylation specificity factor subunit 5 isoform X2, with the protein MSVVPPNRSSTGWPRGVNQFGNKYISPPAKPLTLERTINLYPLTNYTFGTKEPLYEKDSSVAARFQRMREEFEKIGMRRTVEGVLIVHEHRLPHVLLLQLGTTFFKLPGGELNPGEDEVEGLKRLMTEILGRQDGVKQDWVIDDCIGNWWRPNFEPPQYPYIPAHITKPKEHKKLFLVQLQEKALFAVPKNYKLVAAPLFELYDNAPGYGPIISSLPQLLSRYTQELC; encoded by the exons ATGTCGGTCGTTCCACCCAACCGATCATCAACCGGTTGGCCCCGTGGAGTCAATCAATTCGGGAATAAATACATCAGTCCGCCGGCCAAACCTCTTACCCTAGAGAGAACCATCAACCT GTACCCGCTTACGAATTACACATTTGGCACAAAAGAACCGTTGTATGAGAAAGACAGCTCTGTAGCTGCTCGGTTCCAGCGAATGCGCGAAGAATTCGAGAAGATTGGAATGAGGCGGACAGTGGAGGGAGTCCTCATTGTACACGAACACAGATTGCCTCACGTTCTCTTGTTGCAGCTTGGAACTACTTTCTTTAAACT GCCAGGTGGCGAGTTGAATCCAGGTGAAGATGAAGTGGAAGGTCTAAAACGTTTGATGACAGAG ATTTTGGGGAGGCAAGATGGAGTAAAGCAAGACTGGGTGATTGATGACTGCATTGGAAATTGGTGGAGGCCAAATTTTGAGCCCCCACAG TACCCCTACATTCCAGCACATATAACCAAGCCCAAAGAGCATAAGAAACTGTTCCTAGTACAGCTACAGGAAAAAG CACTGTTTGCCGTGCCTAAGAACTACAAACTGGTGGCAGCGCCTCTGTTTGAACTGTACGACAATGCTCCAGGCTATGGACCCATCATCTCCAGTCTCCCACAGCTGTTAAGCAG atatacacaggagCTGTGTTAA
- the LOC125303394 gene encoding leukotriene B4 receptor 1-like yields MELNTTTFNGSTWGAKEVIPVVVLGLCAVVGLPSNIAVIIAIVRNIRGQNMSFTLKLMLSLSVCDTLSLLTIPVWIYALLKGWSLGDWWCKLFSYLVYWSLYASVLIVTSMSVHHHNIMKAKRPNRQLMERLQRRRKHVWLAALWVVAGLLALPIIPTRGVVAKIGGLRCQKVDGKWQKVSVLLYEVLFGFAIPFSVLVTSYLCLYKKVPKANLLSTQRMTRLVVSIVVVFFLFWMPTHIINIVDIVAILTKNSNHDKYKQAKHVRRMAGDFAKTLSYMNCCLDPFLYAFASRFLECR; encoded by the coding sequence ATGGAACTAAACACCACTACCTTTAACGGGAGTACCTGGGGTGCCAAGGAGGTCATCCCTGTGGTGGTCCTGGGCCTGTGTGCCGTGGTGGGtctgcccagcaacattgcagTGATCATCGCCATCGTCCGCAACATCAGAGGACAGAACATGAGCTTCACCTTGAAGCTCATGCTTAGCCTTTCTGTGTGTGACACACTGTCCCTGTTGACGATTCCCGTTTGGATCTATGCACTGCTCAAGGGCTGGTCTCTTGGTGACTGGTGGTGTAAGCTGTTCAGCTATCTAGTTTACTGGAGCCTGTATGCCAGTGTGCTCATCGTTACCTCCATGAGCGTGCACCATCACAACATAATGAAAGCAAAAAGGCCCAACCGGCAGCTGATGGAGCGGCTACAGAGACGGCGTAAGCATGTTTGGCTCGCTGCCCTCTGGGTCGTAGCAGGCCTTCTTGCCTTGCCTATCATCCCAACACGTGGTGTCGTTGCTAAAATTGGTGGTCTGAGATGTCAAAAGGTAGATGGAAAGTGGCAGAAAGTGTCTGTCCTTCTGTACGAAGTTCTGTTTGGCTTCGCCATCCCGTTCTCTGTCCTGGTGACTTCCTATCTGTGCCTATACAAGAAAGTGCCCAAGGCCAACCTCTTAAGTACACAGAGGATGACCAGACTTGTAGTTAGCATTGTGGtggtcttttttttattttggatgCCAACACATATTATCAACATTGTGGATATTGTCGCCATATTGACTAAAAACTCTAACCATGATAAGTACAAGCAGGCAAAACATGTACGGAGGATGGCAGGGGATTTTGCCAAGACTCTTTCTTACATGAACTGTTGTTTGGACCCATTCCTCTATGCCTTTGCCTCAAG